Part of the Schistocerca americana isolate TAMUIC-IGC-003095 chromosome 5, iqSchAmer2.1, whole genome shotgun sequence genome, CGAATTGAACACAGAGCATATGATCTCCAGCGGACTTTCCTGCACTTCAGTAGTATTATTTAATATTGCATATGATAAAATACTATGTTTCAGCATGTTCCGTGGCGATTTTGTACGGCATGTTCCTATAACCGGATTTAACCatggtcttattttgttcaagtttGTAGTGCAGCTCGTGCCATGACAGCTTGAATTGTTTTCATTTTCGATGTGCATTAGAAAACAGAGTCCAAAACGGAGTAAAGTCTAACATTCGTGAAattgtgttctgtttgtgtttaatAGAAGAGTAGAAGCAATGGAGGCAATCCAAAACATCTATGCCCTGTATGGAGTGAGTGCTATCGAGAAATTCAAGTTGTATCTATTCAAGTAGGACAGTTCTGAGATAATTTAAGAAGACGGAAAGCCGTTCATGAAGGACATTACTGCTATTTAGTGGGTAAGCCATTACAAACATTGTCACAAATGATGGCCTGTATACGTACACAAAATGTACTGTTAATTATAGACATTTGTTGGCACAAAGAAGGTGTTTTCTGTTACGAACTGCTTCACAGGGATGTGGCGTTCGCAGTTGGCATTTCTTGCCAACAAATGAGATGACGTAATTGCAGATTAAGAAATGCAACCTAGTACACAGCACCGAGGAGCTTGGTTGCAAACACGCCTAGCGCACTTATTCTTTTCTAGCACCCGCGTCTTGCCCCTTATCGATCAGCCACCAAGAAAGTaagtttttgttttcttgtgtctcttattgtttgttgtgttttcGCTAGTGCGCTTTAAACGTGGCTTAAGTCAAAATCTGCAAGTTGCTACATGCATGGGATCGAAAAACCGCCTGCgcatcatcagacggttttcgaTAACGAAGTGGAATTTACTGTTGACAAGTTCTCTGATATTTGTGTCTGCAACACTACGAATGGCTATCTTAATTAAACATGAATTCTTTTGACATACTCCAATAGCTGTACTGACTGCAACGTAAATACGACAGTGCGGCTGTGAGAGTAGTTGAAGAATGGAACATAGTTAACAGATTATTTAGTGATACGATTTCATTAACAGATTTGTGTGTTTTCAGCAGCAGTTCcgcaatattttatgtttcttgaCTCTAGATCTACTGGTTACTGAACGTAGCGAGACGTCttatgatgacaaaatttctaaCGATGTTTGGAGTTTCATACAGCGTTATCTCCCATGTCTGTAAACATATATCTCATAATTCGACGACACGACAAAGTGGAATTCATTCAGAATGCCTCACTGGTATAACACGATTATTACAAGCCTATCTTGGCAAGATACTCCTCTGTTTTTCAAGGAAGTATCAAAACTGTCACAGCGTCACCAGACATGTTCTCTTTCTAATGGCAATGTCTTTCTTGAGTCAGTCAACAACTGTGTATCAACGATGGAGCAGCTTAATCACTTTTACTATGACGTCACGAGGAGTATTCTAGTAttcatcgtgagagagaagaatggaaagttgcacagaccaGCACAATACATAcgaaagaaaataaacgtaatccATTTCTTGGCATCGACATGTAGCAGGATGTGTGAAGAAACAttttgttccaacattatgaaagaCCACGAAATATATTACCTATTGACATTAAACTATCCTGGATTTGGAAAACATCACTCTTGTAAGACGCACCTGGCACTTTATTCCCATGATGTACTGCGTACGGGGGCtaccagatcgattccatattcagaGAGTTctgggaaagcttttgacatcattcGTCATAAGCGGCTTCCAACTACATTGTTTTCCTATGGACTATAGTctgagctgtgcgactggattcgtgatcgcgtttctgaaaggtcacagttagtgATAACTGACGGGAAGTAACCTAGTGAAACGGAAGTGATGGTTGTGATTTCGCAGGTAAAGTGATGTAGACCTTCTGCTTTTTCTAATATATGTAAACTATTTAGCAGACAATCAGAACATTTCTCTTAGATTTGTGGCAGGTAATGCTGCCGTCTAGTAAACTCCTCAGAAGAGCAAAGCGAATaggaaaatgatgaaaatatatCTTTACAGTGAATCacgtgacaattgactctaaacaacAAAGTGTGTGAGGTTCTCCACTTGAGTAGCAAAACAATTCCGTTAAAGTTCGATTTCACGATATATCAGTCACATTTAAAAGTTGTCacgtcaactaaatatctaggaggtatgatcacgaacaacttaagttggtaCTTGCACATGGAAAATACTGTGGGGAAGAAAACgtaaagaccgcgttttattgggagaatacgtagaagatgcaacaaattaaTTAAAGTAACCACCTACAACACACCTGTGCTTCCTCTTGGTGAGTATTCTTGTGCGAttggcacctacatctacatccatactccgcaagccatctgacggtgtgtggcggagggtactttgagtacctctatcggttctcccttctattccagtctcgtattgttcgtggaaagaaagattggcggtatgcctctgtgtgggctttaatctcactgattttatcctcatggtctcctcgcgagatatacgtaggaaggagcaatatattgcttaactcctcggtgaaggtatgttctcgaaacttcaacaaaagcccgtactgagctactgagagtctctcctgcaaagtcttccactgcagtttatctatcatctctgtaacgctttctcgattactaaatgatcctgtaacgaagcgcactgctctccgttggatcttctctatctcttctataaaccctatccggtacggatcccacactggtgagcaatattcaagcagtgggcgaacaagtgtactgtaacctacttcctttgttttcagattgcatttccttaggattcttccaatgaatctcagtctggcatctgctttaccgacgatcaactttatatgatcattccattttaaataactcctaacgcctactcccagataatttatggaattaactgcttccagttgctgacctgctatattgtagctaaatgataaggtatctttctttctatgtatttgcagcacattacacttgtctacattgagattcaattgccattccctgcaccatgcgtcaattcgttgcagatcctcccgcatttcagtacaattttccattgttacaacctctcgatataccacagcatcatccgcaaagagcctcagtgaacttccgatgttattcacaaggccatttatgtatattgtgaatagcaacggtcctacgacacttacCTACGGcgcacatgaaatcactcttacttcggaggacttctccccattgagaatgacatgctgcgttctgttatctaggaactcttcaatccgatcacacaattggtctgatagtccatatgctcttagtttgttcatcaaacgactgtggggaactgtatcgaacgccttgcgaaagtcaagaaacacggcatctacctgggtacccgtgcctatggccctttgagtctcgtggacgaatagcgcgagctgggtttcacactatcgtctttttcgaaacccatgctgattcctagagagtagatttctagtctccagaacagtcattatactcgaacataatgcgtgttccaaaattctacaactgatcgacgttagagatataggtctatagttctgcacatctgttcgacgtcccatcttgaaaacggggatgacctgtgcccttttccaatcctttggaacgctacgctcttctagagagctacggaacaccgctgcaagaaggggggcaagttccttcgcgtactctgtgtaaaatcgaactggtgtcccatcaggtccagcggcctttcctcttttgatcgattttaattgtttgttttaacactctctgtaccaggcctattttatgcacccgtccctagaaaccgggcaattttaccaatattaaaaaaattactgcatcaaatctactgtttggattgtggcaaatttggtaccatcttgaagctgcacatttctactttaattctgagtgaaagaaactactttacaatgcacagctttaaggtacagttatagaaatcacttagatgttttaagaatttagaaaaagtcatacgaataagggaatacaattgtgatttatttttaaccaaaattgtggcactacattacatgtttctgatagtatacagtattacatataaatttcacacagaatcatattgttttttagtgtggaaaattttaaagcaaggttccaggcagagtgcaacgccacactgttcacattcgtatcgtgtctctttgcgagaagccttgccactctgtttcttgctcctggaactgcacacgtgacacacacgagcagcatacttcttagtagttgcaggtatgtgctgcaaaaaatgtctctttgttagccgacctacagttccttcatttcttggaatgaattcaagtgtgtcgtcttcaacaagctgaactgcaagcactgttataaagtctgttactgtaattttcttcctgtgcactgcattgtacagccaaaatgcatttgatactcccataagcagcaaatggaaatataattttcgccaccatttcacagttctgtgctggaacggattgtactgcaggcgttggtctccaatatccactccaattttattgaggttgtaatcaagtacctgaagtggtttcaatactacagacccatttctcttagtatgcgtaccaaatgttgcttgatgccttgtagacaatgtatacacatctctcttatctttccacttcattgccaatacattatctttacgccgaaaagacatttcgccctttttcagcttagcagatactaaatctttaggcaatcctttcctggatttgttcacagtaccaacagctccagtgcctttctctgccagttgctgaaatagctctggactggaataaaatcgatctaaatacacagtgtggcctttgttcagcaagctgctgtcagacaacaatcgcaaaataaccgcagacgaagaattgtcaacaatatgcttaccagcataaacttcaaaatttacaacatagccactactggcttcagcaacagcatatactttcagtccatacttatgaggcttattttgcatgtaaacacggaaactcacacgacctcgaaatgggcaaattccttcatcaattgtcactttttctgagggacgatatgcctggatacatcgctccttcaaattattataatatggcaaaactttgtaaagtggatgaaatccatcttcgcctggttttttctgatttgaattgtcaacaagatgcaagcatgacagtatctgagtgaaacgcaaacggctcatgacatggggacaaaagttacaactaagaacaggattagtgctccaatggtccgcaattttgggctttttcgaaacacacatgtggaaaataatacccaagaaacgcctcatctcacttatagtcactggcttccacgaactcaaaactgaatggggcttcagattatttcctcttcttttcttctgtattgtctgtgatgcatacaaatttgtctgtctcttgagttcatttacgtcactgtcagtaaggaacactttactgcaatccagtacagaactcgactcatcaatatccactagtatctgcctgggtgtcgtgttgacaggcagaggtcggtaggtgtcaactgcagtccactcactgtctttcggatacggcacagctgctggatttgaagcaacaccttcaacatcattctcgtcttcatctgaagacaaactgtcatcaatctcgtcttctaaaaagaatatcacattatgtgtaactacatacatcgtttacacatgttcaacagatatgtgcgtactgcacaattacgtggaaaattcggaaatacgtaccttcaaacacaccattgcattcagaatcgtctgaatcactctctacattatccagagtgtcgctatgattgatcaaatccgcaatttctgcgtctgataaaccgcgccgaaacatgatgacaaacaactgaatgatatacagactgagaacgcaaagataagttttaacatgaattacagcgctgccgtgacatctatggacgcattttgttaataaacatctgaaaaacgtatagcgctggccaaacccgtagaaataacgttgcagtgttttgaatgaaattaaatgtagcggcccgtaaattttacgggcttggtgattttcgcgcgatcccaggcccgtaaattttacgggcttggcgcttagagtgttaattgtttctctatccctccccCGCGAGGTAGGACAGACTCaagacatcgaaagagttcaaagaagggcagctcgttttgtattaccatgaAACAGGGGAGATTTTGTCACGGATATGGTAAACGAATCAGGATGGAAATAATTGAAACGTAGGCGTTTTAAATTGTGACGAGCTGTTTTCATGATATTTTGTTTACCCCGACATTCGTACGAGACATGGGCATTGTGATAAGAGACGTCAGTTACTGCACAGTAAGGATGAGTTGTTTATTATTTTCATGCGctttttgaatgtggaatggtagaaagataatGTCACAGTGGTTCaaggacccctccccccccccccccccctcccccaagcacTTACTGTGAATTGCAGGGTATTCACGTAGATATGGATGCAGATGTCGAGGGAGGGGTAGCAAGAAGGACGGAGGGATCTAGGAATGGACAGGAGCGTAGaagtacaaaagaaaagaatgaaaacctTGCAATGCATTCCTTACTTGGACGTATGCCTCAGTTCGTTTTATCTTCGGACAGAGAGAGAAGAAAGCAATGGATTATAAGGTAAGAGGATATAAAAAAATACGCTTTCATAAATTTTGAGAGGAATGATATAGGGTAGTAAAAAAACCGAAAACTGAACAAGAAGGTATAGGTTCTATGAAAACCGCTAGAGTTGTTCATAACATTTTGGGAGAAAGGAGTAGAAGGGCAATTGAGGTGATAGTGTAAGAGAGGCGAGTTAGAGTGAGAGACAGAATGAAGGAGAAATTAACAACGAATAAATGTAAGATGAAATCGTTTGCATAATTTTTGGAGGACGAAGGGTATATTAATGGAAGGAGTgggagagagagatgtatttgaaatatctCAAAATACTTCTGAAGCGTCCATCTTCTGAAGCGTCCATCTTCTGAAGCGTCCATCTCAACTGATTACTTTATAAGTACCTAGACTGGgtgtaaatgaaatgaaaatacaatatttaaaaaaccgtatattcaaaagaaactcaCTTCAATTAAAAAGGCAACTTTAAGGAAAATtaactcaaattttattttatctgtagcCAAGTGATCTTCCACTGGCTCACAGtgaggaaaaatgaagaaaaaacggCATAACAAAAGGATggatattttatccagaatcctacattattttgtacttctatgatAGTTTTGGCATAGAATCTGTAACCCATGGGGTGTAACAACCTGAAGAAGCAGCTTCCTTCCTGGCTTCAAGAacacagtcccaaagagcgtcagcTGTAGTTGGATGGTTTCGTGGCCAATTCTCCGATAACGCTCTGGTGACCTCAGCCCACATGCAGGAGATAGACAAAATAATGGGAACGCCTTACTTACTTGGACCCCATTTGcctgtaatacagctgcgattcttcttggattactggcatataatgattgtatagtctccagtagaAAGTTATGCCATTCTTGGATCAGAACCTCTTGTAACTCCTGTTGTGACGAGGGAGTTGGACAACTGTTCCGGAGTCTGCACTCCAATACAGACTATGTGAGTTTGATAACGTTCAAGTCTAGGTACTGTGCTGGCCAGGCAagatgctgcagttcagttgcatgctcctcataccgcgatagtactgtcctggctgtgtgaatgggtgagttattgtcctgaaatatggcatcattgttgggaacAACATATGAATCAtgtggtgcacctgatcacctaaaatgttcacataaacgttggctgtaacacggcctttgagagtaatgatgggaccagcagaataccatgatgtgGCTGCCCACAGCATCACACCTCCACCAGCacacttaaccgttggaatcaagcaatcaggactgtaggcttcttttggtgttctccagacgtaaacacgGCGCGATGCTGGAaacaacgaaaacgttgactcgtcggaccatataacATGTTTCAATGATCAGCCGTCTAGGATTTATGctgctgacaccatgttttacgcttgttTGCGGTGGTTGTCGTCACTAACGGTTTCGGTAAggtagctcgtccatgaatattcgctttatggtgttctcggcggacagtgtcggtagatacggggtctcgaagatagcTACTGAGctatgcagtcactttagccgctgaAGTTTTGTGCTCTTTTGGCACAATTCGTgtcagcgtacgacgatctctgtcatttagtttagaaaaaaaaatgttcaaatgtgtgtgaaatcttatgagacttaactgctaagatcaccagtccctaagcttgcacactacttaacctaaattatcctaaggacaaacacacacacacatgcctgagggaggactcgaacctctgctgggactagccgcacagtccaggactgcagcgccttagaccactcggctaattccGTGCGGCTTTAGTTTAGATTTATGCCcattgttacatttacacgatgatgcttttccatgttttgtgtaggctgtcatggctATTGAAACAGTTGCtcctgaaacattcagtaagttggctgtcttggttactgatgctccacctaatcgggcccccacaatctcccctccttggaactctgttaggtctttcattgcacgtcgacctcggcctctgaatgcaaatacgaagtgcgcGCTATTCGTGAACAACTTGccctgatgcctagtccgtactgaacacgcatagTCCAGCGCGACacatgccttacctgcgttgttgaccgtcaaacacaaccatcccattactaccactgttcacattattttgcctatcccctgtattttCCATACAGTTCATATCAACAGCATGTGGGTGCCAGTCTATGATGTTGACGCAAGCCGTGGAGAGCTGTTGCTGAACGAATGTAGACTGTGAATGTGAACTCCCCTCCTCCATTCAGCATTCGAACTGACGGAAGCATGGCATTGTCCAATATGTGGGTGTAGTGATCGCTGTCAAGAGTTCTTTCCGTCCTGTGAACAACTCATGCTGCTGTCGCAGAAATCTATCCCCAGCAGGAAACAGATAGCCACCCACTTCTTCTCATCGAGGTTACATATTTGCGTCGATGGTGAGCCCCTTGTGGCCTGTAAACGATTCTTGGACCGTCGTTACTGATGGAAAACACCTTCTCGGCAGTGAAAATGACGTTTCCCCACGATGCACTCAGATGGATTTCCGCACATGCCAGCCAGTATAAAACATTGTCTTTCCTGAGCTCTCCTTTCACGGTGTATCGTCTTGCGTGCAATCCAGCATCCCTAAGCTTTCgccgaatcgtgtcactggagccgtcGAAGCTGGTCGCCTGCCGCAACTGTTCATGTTCACAGAGGGGTTTTCTCTGCTCTTGAGATGCTAGCGCCCTTTCTTTTGGGTGTCAGAGTCACTCTCTTGCTGCCTGAGCTACGAGCTCTGTTGGTAGTGTCTCTTTCAAGGTAGTTCCTTCACCATTTTCTCTGATGCAAAATCCACCTTCTTCACAGAGAGCAACGACTCTTGTCTCGAGTTCATGTGTCCTAGCGAGCCATTGCAACAGACGGCCTGATGTGTATCTGTGATTGGTGCTCTTATTCTGATGCCAGGGGAGGAAGTAAACATATTTACATTGAAAGGAGCAGCAGAGGCAGAACCATGTTCTGCTGCCGTACTCACCCATCCCATTCAGGGTTTACGAGGGGGGGGCTCTTTGCCTGTCACTGCTGGGGCACCAGTCAGCCGTAGCTCATAGCTCGCGAGCCGCATGAGGTGCAGGCCCGGACTGCAGAGCCATGCTCATCCCAAGATGGATCAAACATTCCGTCAACCCTTTCTGCATCTGTTGAGtaaactgttgagtggtacttaagataggtaaataaattagtgaaatcaatgtgaagtgaagtagaaattagaaaatacatgaaaaacttagtttagtttagaagagtttagAAGAggccagtttggaaggtaggagacgagatactggcagaagtaaagctgtgagtaccgggcgtgagtcgtgcttcggtagctcagatggtagagcacttgcccgcgaaaggcaaaggtcccgagttcgagtctcggtcgggcacacagttttaatctgccaggaagtttcaacgtttctagcatttgtagacttagagaaagcttttgacaacgttaactggaatactctctttcaaattctgaaggtggcaggggtaaaatacagggagcgaaaggctatttacaatttgtacagaaaccagatggcagttataagagttgaggggcatgaaagggaagcagtggttgggaagtgagtgagacagggttgtagcctctccccgatgttattcaatctgtatattgaacaagcagtaaaggaaacaaaagaaaaattcggagtatgtattaaaattcatggagaagaagtaaaaactttgaggttcgccgatgacattgtaattctgtcagagacagcaaaggacttggaagagcagttgaacggaatggacagtgtcttgaaaggaggatataagatgaacatcaacaaaagcaaaacgaggataatggaatgtagtcaagttaaatcgggtgatgctgaggggattagattaggaaatgagacacttaaagtagtaaaggagttttgctatttagggagtaaaataactgatgatggtcgaagtagagaggatataaaatgtagactggcaatggcaaggaaatcgtttctgaagaagagaaatttgttaacatcgagtatagatttaagtgtcaggaagtcgtttctgaaagtatttgtatggagtgtagccatgtatggaagtgaaacatggacgataaccagtttggacaggaagagaatagaggctttcgagatgtggtgctacagaagaatgctgaagataaggtgggtagatcacataactaatgaggaggtattgaataggattggggagaagagaagtttgtggcacaacttgactagaagaagggatcggttggtaggtcatgttttgaggcatcaagggatcacaaatttagcattggagggcagcatggagggtgaaaatcgtagagggagaccaagagatgaatacactaagcagattcagaaggatgtaagttgcagtaggtactgggagatgaagaaacttgcacaggatagagtagcatggagagctgcatcaaaccagtctcaggactgaagaccacaacaacaatttaccaaaaatcgtgtcggtatacaacgccaaaaagCATGAAGcgactggcatgtcaccttatgaagtggtctatgggagaaaaatgcggTCCCCATTTGATGTAATCAggaagaaaaacggaaaagtcgtaTAAACAGTAAAAGATTTCTGTCGAATGATGAacgatgtatggaaaaaggttcaaaaatctaatacaaagatGATGGAACGACAGTAGagattaggtaatgcccaagctaaatatccaaattacaaaattagTCAGTGGGTGATACTGTCAACCCCATACATTgcaaaaggaaaaacgaagaaattagtaacaaactacagaggtccttatcaaattattgagatcacatcaccagtcaacgttaaactgcaaGTGCCCACATGAACTACTACTGTCCATGCAAGtcatttaaaaccttttaagggtgctccagatgtaattccttcaacaatagtgtctgcttttccgaagggtggaggaagtgcccgaaaaggaaaaagagtggtcacgccagcacaacatacagacatggcaccatacaatcttcgaccaagggtgtgaatgtcctagttgaatcatagtagactgtggatagtatacaaatgtaaataattaataaatgataatggtttacttttaagggaaaaaagttgaacgtagaaccatgtagatcttgtagttaacaatgtattccttcttttctttgtttttgttttttactaggttggtaggtccatgaccatgttgtttgcttttttcagaaaatcccatgcaagcatttcctacacaaaacctatcctacctcaatgactcccttgacagttcccttctgaagtcattagatacgttcataaactcacagcaaggcataTTTGATGCCAATGTTACGATGCAACACGTCTTAAagttaaaaagtgaacacaaaactaaaattataatgctaggaatggGTATACCTGGAACCTTTGTGtcagtgtttctgctttgtacagttttgttttaattaagacgaaaaaataagccaaataataatataccacttcatcaaacccctgttaactggataccacactcttaactggtgtacttcagtggttacatttgagcattagtgtattaattttgtttattgtacttcagtctttaTTCAACAGTCTCatgtaaaataaacaatactgtagaatagatattcttgcattaatatagggtagattaaacaggtgttaCTATGTAACTTTCTAaatgaaaaatctatttttgtctattcattgtcatcaagatttgttacacttcttataacggcttatgtgtgaactatgtgattcatgagcgtacagtgctttagtaaagtgataaagtaatttcaacatacttaatgtgaaacATGCGTAAtcgtctaagtcgagagttttcattgcttgtgttagtgcttttgccATGTGAAGTGTGGAGGAATgtcgagtggtaaattcgagggcgaatttctctgaagagtggaggaatgttgagtggttcttaagataggtaaataaattagtgaaataaatgtgaagtgaagtagaaattagaaaataaatgaaaaacttggtttagtttagaagagttacacactggcaaacagcaggcagagcagcagtggcaacagcCGGCACTTGCAAGTCAACACGTTCAGGAGAAGTCATCGCCCTCCCTACATAAGCataagctgtcgattcagctgtcaAAGGCCCTcgtctacattccaagagccaatgactgaccttaaaaagattcttcgagaagcttttcaacgtgacagtagaggcaatgaccatgaactcgttcgccgcgagggattagccgagcggtgtaaggtgcTACAGTCAtgcactgtgtggctggtcctggcggaggttcgagtcctccctcaggcatgggtgtgtgtatttgtccttaagataatttaggttaagtagtgtgtaagcttagggactgatgaccttagcagttaagtcccataagatttcaaacacacatGAAGTCGTTCacttccagtgaactgaagtaaataaatacgcgagacacagtgggcccaacagtagttttcagttcagttccagtta contains:
- the LOC124616571 gene encoding piggyBac transposable element-derived protein 4-like → MYVVTHNVIFFLEDEIDDSLSSDEDENDVEGVASNPAAVPYPKDSEWTAVDTYRPLPVNTTPRQILVDIDESSSVLDCSKVFLTDSDVNELKRQTNLYASQTIQKKRRGNNLKPHSVLSSWKPVTISEMRRFLGIIFHMCVSKKPKIADHWSTNPVLSCNFCPHVMSRLRFTQILSCLHLVDNSNQKKPGEDGFHPLYKVLPYYNNLKERCIQAYRPSEKVTIDEGICPFRGRVSFRVYMQNKPHKYGLKVYAVAEASSGYVVNFEVYAGKHIVDNSSSAVILRLLSDSSLLNKGHTVYLDRFYSSPELFQQLAEKGTGAVGTVNKSRKGLPKDLVSAKLKKGEMSFRRKDNVLAMKWKDKRDVYTLSTRHQATFGTHTKRNGSVVLKPLQVLDYNLNKIGVDIGDQRLQYNPFQHRTVKWWRKLYFHLLLMGVSNAFWLYNAVHRKKITVTDFITVLAVQLVEDDTLEFIPRNEGTVGRLTKRHFLQHIPATTKKYAARVCHVCSSRSKKQSGKASRKETRYECEQCGVALCLEPCFKIFHTKKQYDSV